The following proteins come from a genomic window of Pararhodobacter sp.:
- a CDS encoding CreA family protein produces MRLTYAIATACLALSLSPAAAEQVGEVDVDWLGNDIIIEAFADPEVQGVTCHVAYFERGIIDRLQNGNWFEDPSNAAVSCRQTGPIVIGDIDRSPEGESIFSERRSIVWKTLRVTRIFDEANQTLIYLAHASELQEGSAKMSISTVPLFVPTATAPAEQQ; encoded by the coding sequence ATGCGTCTCACATATGCGATCGCCACCGCCTGCCTTGCCTTGAGTTTGTCGCCCGCAGCGGCGGAACAGGTGGGCGAGGTCGATGTCGATTGGCTTGGTAATGACATCATCATCGAGGCCTTCGCGGACCCCGAGGTTCAAGGCGTAACCTGTCATGTCGCGTATTTCGAGCGCGGCATCATTGACCGGTTGCAGAACGGCAACTGGTTCGAGGACCCGTCGAACGCGGCGGTCTCGTGCCGCCAGACCGGTCCGATTGTGATCGGCGATATTGATCGCAGCCCCGAAGGCGAGAGCATTTTTTCTGAAAGACGCTCAATTGTCTGGAAAACCCTGCGCGTCACACGGATTTTTGACGAGGCCAATCAGACGCTGATCTATCTCGCGCACGCTTCGGAGCTGCAAGAGGGGTCGGCCAAGATGTCGATCTCGACGGTTCCGCTCTTTGTGCCAACCGCCACGGCGCCCGCCGAACAGCAATAG